From Anopheles arabiensis isolate DONGOLA chromosome 3, AaraD3, whole genome shotgun sequence, a single genomic window includes:
- the LOC120900565 gene encoding ubiquitin-conjugating enzyme E2 R2 has translation MTATPSSSAVRALSLEYKSLQEEPVEGFRVKLLNEDNLFEWEVAIFGPPDTLYQGGYFKAHMKFPPDYPYSPPSIRFLTKVWHPNVYENGDLCISILHPPVDDPQSGELPCERWNPTQNVRTILLSVISLLNEPNTYSPANVDASVMYRRWRDSHGKDNEYPNIIRRQAQAAKAEAEKEGIIVPLTLEEYCIKAKTKPTGQEPQLDMTDFYDDDYDLDTEDDDNASVESDGDDSGNGES, from the exons ATGACCGCCACACCGTCCAGTTCGGCCGTGCGTGCCCTCTCGCTGGAGTACAAAAGCCTGCAGGAGGAACCGGTCGAAGGGTTCCGCGTGAAGCTGCTGAACGAGGACAATCTGTTCGAGTGGGAGGTGGCCATCTTCGGGCCGCCGGACACGCTCTACCAGGGCGGCTACTTCAAG GCGCACATGAAATTTCCCCCAGACTATCCATACTCTCCACCGTCGATACGGTTTTTGACAAAAGTCTGGCATCCGAATGTGTATGAG AACGGTGATCTCTGCATATCGATCCTACACCCGCCGGTTGACGATCCGCAGAGCGGCGAACTGCCGTGCGAACGATGGAACCCGACGCAGAACGTGCGCACCATCCTGCTGTCCGTGATTTCACTGCTCAACGAGCCAAACACCTACTCGCCCGCGAACGTGGACGCGTCCGTCATGTACCGAAGATGGCGAGACTCGCACGGCAAGGACAATGAATATCCTAACATCATACG ACGACAAGCACAGGCCGCCAAGGCGGAGgcagaaaaggaaggcatcaTTGTACCACTTACGCTAGAGGAGTATTGCATCAAGGCGAAAACGAAACCTACCGGCCAGGAACCACAG CTCGATATGACGGATTTCTACGACGACGATTACGATCTCGACACCGAAGACGATGATAATGCGTCGGTGGAATCGGACGGCGATGACAGTGGTAACGGCGAGTCCTAA
- the LOC120904510 gene encoding cytochrome P450 307a1-like, with translation MDRVSVTLLSSSSTAYLMVSCFLLTLLMLLPELKQKVILRSEVLQALRQLIASVGVTFGTHEDEPVGAANHALEKPAPGPKNYPIIGALKELNGYEVPYQAFSDMGQRYGPVTALRLGSVNAVVVNGFESIKEVLINKGQHFDSRPNFRRYQLLFSGNKENSLAFCDWSEVQKARRDMLVPHTFPRNYSGRFDELNTIVVDEIGQMLGSVQHGTTVAIKPLVLSICANAFSQYFGSHRFEVEDPRFQQLVRNFDQIFYEVNQGYAADFLPFLLPLHRQNLRRMDRLAEEIRTIILDTIIGDRYERWGEGSEPRDYVDSLIEHVKAGRGPALEWETALFALEDIVGGHSAVGNFLVKAFGYIVQHPEVQQRIQAEADGVLERHGRQVIELTDRAEMQYTEAVIMEALRLIASPIVPHVANQDSQIGGYTVAKDTLIFLNNYDLSMSPALWDEPERFRPERFLQQGRLVKPDFFIPFGAGRRSCMGYRMTQLLSFSIIANLLRAYTIAPIAGQDYRVPVGSLAMPEQSYVFNVTPRSSCC, from the exons ATGGATCGTGTAAGCGTAACGCTATTAAGCTCCAGCAGCACAGCCTACCTGATGGTGAGCTGCTTTCTGCTCacgctgctgatgctgctgcccgAGCTGAAGCAGAAAGTGATCCTGCGCAGTGAGGTGTTGCAGGCGCTCCGGCAGCTGATCGCCAGCGTTGGCGTGACGTTCGGCACGCACGAGGACGAACCGGTTGGGGCCGCCAACCACGCGCTGGAGAAGCCAGCCCCCGGGCCCAAAAACTATCCCATCATTGGGGCGCTCAAGGAGCTGAACGGGTACGAGGTGCCGTACCAGGCGTTCAGCGACATGGGCCAGCGGTACGGTCCCGTCACGGCCCTGCGGCTCGGCTCGGTCAACGCGGTCGTCGTGAACGGGTTCGAAAGCATCAAAGAGGTGCTGATCAACAAGGGTCAGCACTTTGACAGCCGGCCCAACTTCCGCCGCTATCAGCTACTGTTTTCCGGCAACAAGGAAAACT CTCTTGCATTCTGTGATTGGTCGGAGGTGCAGAAGGCGCGCCGCGACATGCTCGTGCCCCACACCTTTCCCCGCAACTACAGCGGCCGGTTCGACGAGCTGAACACGATCGTGGTGGACGAGATTGGGCAGATGTTGGGCTCGGTccagcacggtaccacggtcgcAATCAAACCGCTCGTGCTGTCTATCTGTGCCAACGCGTTCTCCCAGTACTTCGGCAGCCACCGGTTCGAGGTGGAGGACCCGCGCTTCCAGCAGCTGGTGCGCAACTTCGACCAGATCTTCTACGAGGTGAACCAGGGCTATGCGGCCGACTTTCTGCCGTTCCTGTTGCCGCTGCACCGGCAGAACCTGCGCCGCATGGACCGGCTGGCGGAGGAGATTCGCACCATCATCCTCGACACGATCATCGGCGACCGGTACGAGCGGTGGGGCGAGGGCAGCGAACCCCGCGACTACGTCGACAGCCTAATCGAGCACGTAAAGGCGGGCCGCGGCCCGGCCCTCGAGTGGGAGACGGCCCTGTTCGCGCTGGAGGACATCGTCGGCGGCCATTCGGCGGTCGGCAACTTCCTGGTGAAGGCGTTCGGGTACATCGTGCAGCACCCGGAGGTGCAGCAGCGCATCCAGGCCGAGGCGGACGGTGTGCTGGAGCGGCACGGCCGGCAGGTGATCGAGCTGACCGACCGGGCCGAGATGCAGTACACCGAGGCGGTCATCATGGAGGCGCTCCGACTGATCGCTTCCCCGATCGTGCCGCACGTCGCCAACCAGGACAGCCAGATTGGAG gTTACACCGTGGCGAAGGATACGCTCATCTTCCTGAACAACTACGACCTGAGCATGTCGCCGGCGCTGTGGGACGAGCCGGAGCGCTTCCGGCCGGAGCGCTTCCTGCAGCAGGGCCGGCTGGTGAAGCCGGACTTTTTCATCCCGTTCGGTGCGGGGCGCCGCTCGTGCATGGGCTACCGGATGACGCAACTGCTCAGCTTCTCGATCATCGCGAACCTGCTGCGCGCGTACACGATCGCCCCGATCGCGGGGCAGGACTATCGGGTGCCGGTCGGCTCGCTTGCAATGCCGGAACAGTCGTACGTCTTCAATGTGACACcgcgcagcagctgctgctga